From the Lathyrus oleraceus cultivar Zhongwan6 chromosome 4, CAAS_Psat_ZW6_1.0, whole genome shotgun sequence genome, one window contains:
- the LOC127135069 gene encoding uncharacterized mitochondrial protein AtMg00810-like, with the protein MIAQIYVDDIVFGGMSNHIVQHFVRQMQSEFERSLVSELTYFLGLQVKQMDETIFVSQTKYSKSILKKFLMENASHKRTPSQTHLKLTKDEKGVNVDQSIYKSKIGSLWYLTTSRPDIRFVVEVCVRYQSKPKMSHITQVKRILKYINETSDYGMLYSHNANSLLTG; encoded by the coding sequence atgatagctcaaatatatgttgatgacattgtgtttggagGGATGTCAAACCATATCGTACAACATTTTGTCAGGcagatgcaatctgaatttgaaagGAGTCTTGTTAGTGAATTGACGTACTTTCTTGGGCTCCAAGTTAAACAAATGGATGAAACTATCTTCGTCTCTCAAACCAAGTATTCTAAGAGTATATTAAAGAAGTTTCTCATGGAAAATGCtagtcataaaaggacaccttCGCAAACTCACTTGAAATTGACTAAAGATGAAAAAGGTGTAAATGTGGATCAAAGTATATACAAGAGTAAGATTGGTAGTTTGTGGTATCTTACTACTAGTAGACCTGACATTAGATTTGTTGTAGAAGTATGTGTTAGGTATCAATCTAAACCCAAAATGAGTCATATTActcaagtgaaaaggatcctgaagtATATCAATGAAACTAGTGACTATGGAATGTTGTATTCTCATAATGCAAATTCCTTGCTTACAGGATAA